ttgaagatgacattaCCATAAATTCTCTTCTTAACACAAAATATTGCTCAGTTCCACATTTGAACTCTTGTAATCTCAATGTCTCTGAAAGTCTGATTATCCTTCTATAAAACTTTCTTGTTTTCCAGTTTATCAATATATGTCTGAGATCAAGGATTGTCCAAATGGGTTCTAACCATTACAGAATGCTATGAGGCTATTTGTAGGTTAATCCCTAAAAACCAAGTTATATTTCTATTAAAGCAATTTAAAGTTAGATTAAATTCATGTTCCTCATGTCTTTTCACATATACAGTTTACTGAGGTCCCCCCATTCtgctcttttaaaatatgttctttgaCTTTGAATTTTAATCAGTTTATTAATTTGGTTATACATTGCATTGTACTGAGAAAAGTATAGAACTCAGACTCAAGACACCTGAGCTTTAATTCCAACTGGATATGACCAAATATCTTTGAATTTTgctttcctcagctataaaatgagaGGTTCAGATCTGTACATTTTTACAAGGTGTTTTGTCTTATTATAAAAGCTTTACATTTGATAATTTACTCTTAAAAACAAATCTACatgctattattatttctaacattttacagatgagaaaagaggCCTAAAATGTTTGATTGATTTTCCCACAGTTAACCAGATATAAATGCAGAGTAGGATGTGAGCCCAGGCAAGGTTCCTTTCTGTTGTATAAGATTCCATTATTTCAGGACTGCATTGACTGcattgttttgtctcttttataaattttatagctaAAGAAATCAAAAACTTCTAGATAACAGTCATTGTGCTTTATCTTCTTTTATACAGTCACatcaacaaaacattttttaatttaaaggaacTAAGCAAAATATACAGCAAGGATCCATTGTAAGCATTGGAAAATGCAGCACCGTGGGTGAAATTGGGTTATgaaatttggaaattatttcaacAAGGTTTAAGAACCTGAAGATAGAGTTGAGACAGAAAAGTGGAAAATCAGGTCATTCTACCTGggaaaaatgaatagaaagagGAATGACCTGATTAAGTCCCCTGGGGTTTTAAACACATAAGCATGGTGATTTGTTCCACTTTTTTCTATCCATATTAAATACCAACAAGTTTAAGAGGCACTACTGCCTCATAACATAAGAAATTAAatcaaacagagaaaagaattatGCAATAGAAGGGACTGTTGGTTTTTCTTTCTGCCAAAGGGAGTCAGTCATggccaaaggaaaatgaaattctgaATGACATTTGATACATTTGTTTGCGTGTCCCCAAGTTTTTACTATAAGCAGTCTCATACAATGTATGTCACATTGGCAAACATTTCAAtgtaaatatctagaataaattgGCCACAGAAATGTCAAAACAGCAATTGCTGAATGCTAAGAAAAAGAATGTGGGTTACATGGGCAGGCAGACAAGTTTGGGAGGTGGCAGTGATAGGGCTAAACTACCTCTTTGATCTTTTCTTACCACTAAATTTTGCAATAGCTATTTTAACATTCAGATTTCCTCCAATGGAAATGtgggaagaggcagagagaaatcCCAATATGAAACTGGCTCTTCTCCCCATTCAAGGTATTCTAACCATACACAATCTTTATGTCTATAGGATGCAGTTTCTGAGACCTAAGGTCTTACGGAAGATCCGGCAGAGAGCATGCTTCACCTCATTATTTCTCAGGCTGTAGATGATGGGGTTCAACATGGGAGTCACAACAGTGTAGGACAATGATAGAAGCTTCTTGCTCTCAGGAGAATTATTGGATTTAGGCCGGAAGTATGTGAGGCTTAAAGATACATAGAAAAGGGAGACAACAAGGAGGTGGGAAGAGCACGTAGAGAAGGCTTTTTGCTTCCCTTTAGCTGAGGGAATCTTGAGGATGGCAGCAGCAATGTGAGCGTAGGAACATAGGATCAACAAGCAGGGTGTCATGACAACAAGAATGGTTCCGATGATGGCATAGATCTCAAACTGTGCTGTGTCTGCACAGACCAGCCTCAGCACAGGGGGGctgtcacagaagaagtggttcACCTTGTTGGTGCTACAGAATGGGAAGCTGAAGAGCCACGTGGTCTGCACAGTAGCTAGTGGAAAGCCTGGAAACCAGGAGGCTGCAGCCAGTTTGGCACAGGTCCTATGGTCCATGATAACTGGGTAGTGCAGGGGATTGCAGATGGCTACAAAGCGGTCATATGCCATGGTGGCCAGGAGGAAGCATTCTGCAGccccaaagaaaaagaagaaatacatctGAGTAGCACATCCAAGGAATGAGATGGTTGTTTCCCGGGCAAGCAGGGTTCCCAGCATCTTGGGCACAGTGACTAGATTGAAGCCAATCTCTAAGAAGGACAAGTTcctaaggaagaaatacatgggacTGTGCAGCATGGGGTCAGCCAATGTAACCAGAATGATGAGGCTGTTTCCCATGAGAGTGACCAGGTAAATGATGAGAAATGTCAAGAAGAGTAAGGACTGTATTTCAGTAGGTAGGGAAGAGAAGC
This genomic stretch from Choloepus didactylus isolate mChoDid1 chromosome 6, mChoDid1.pri, whole genome shotgun sequence harbors:
- the LOC119536990 gene encoding olfactory receptor 10A2-like gives rise to the protein MAGGNWTRVSEFILMSFSSLPTEIQSLLFLTFLIIYLVTLMGNSLIILVTLADPMLHSPMYFFLRNLSFLEIGFNLVTVPKMLGTLLARETTISFLGCATQMYFFFFFGAAECFLLATMAYDRFVAICNPLHYPVIMDHRTCAKLAAASWFPGFPLATVQTTWLFSFPFCSTNKVNHFFCDSPPVLRLVCADTAQFEIYAIIGTILVVMTPCLLILCSYAHIAAAILKIPSAKGKQKAFSTCSSHLLVVSLFYVSLSLTYFRPKSNNSPESKKLLSLSYTVVTPMLNPIIYSLRNNEVKHALCRIFRKTLGLRNCIL